In Deltaproteobacteria bacterium, the genomic window GTCCGAAGAGGCCATTAGGTCTGCCAGGCGAATCACCTCCTTCATCTCGGTGGAGGTGAAAAAAAAGGAATCAAGGTTAAAGAAGCTTTGGGTCTCTTCCTGCAGATAGTGCTTTTGCTGCATAAGGCTCTTATTCAACTTATGCAGGTTGTTGTAGGCCAGCATATTTTCAACTGCCACAGCCACTAAGTCGGCGAGCTCGGAAAGAAAGGCGCTTAATTCTTGAATATCCTCTGGTTTTTCGATGAAGGAAAAATGAATGGACCCCAACACTTGACCACGGGTGATCAGAGGAAAAGCCATTGTGGAGTTAAGCCCGGACTGAAGCATGGACTGCACCGAGGGCCAAAAGGATCGTTGTTTGAGGTCAGGGATGATCAAGGGACGTCGGGAGCGTATAACCTCCCGGGCAATGGCTCCCTTTTCCAGCGGCCTGTTTTCTCCCTCCAGTCCCTGGGGGGATACGCCCACGGCGGTGCTGAAGTAGCTTAAGGTCTGTTTTTCGGGATCGTAAATATTGATACTAAAGCGGTCATAGTCAAAAATCCTTCTTATCTCCCTATCCAATGCCTGAAATAGGGATTTCCGGTCGGTATGATTGACGATGGCGTTATTGACTTCCAGCATCATGCGGTAGCGTGAGGTAGTGTCCTTGATCATGTTTATCCTTTCTGCCCAATATTCATCATAACCTATCTATCACAAAAAATGAAATAAATCAATTTGTTAAAATGGTAGCTCTCGATTAAGCCAAATACAAGGAACTATCCAATGGCAGTATTATCAGTATTTGATTCAATGTTATTAAAATTTAGATAACTTTAACCAATATTGGGCAATTTGCCCAATATTGGACTCGTGAAATGATGCGCAATGGGCATTTATATTTTAACTTATTGTTTTATTTAATATTTTATTTATATATTTTTCTGGCATACAAATTGCTTTTTAAAATTGACAATAATTTCAAATAGTTTTCCTATTAAGGAAGGGGTCATGGAGCTGAGACTTAAATACGGTCATGGGGAAAGGCAGCTTGTATTGCCAGATTCGGCCAAGGTTTCAATCCTCCACCCAGCCCATCGGATGGTATTACCTGATCTGAAAAAGGCGTTGAGACAAACGTTAGATAATTCGATGAACCCCGAGATTTTGGCTAAGTGTTGGAAAGCTAATTCGGTAGCTATTGCCGTGCCGGATCAGACTCGTTCTTTACCTGTTAACCAAGTGTTGCCGTTGCTTTTAGGCATACTTCTTACAAAGGGTTTAAAAATAATCCCGCAGAATGTAACAGTAATCATAGGAGGGGGATTGCACCCCCCGATGAGTATCGAAGAAATTCATAGATGGATACCGCCAGAATCCTTCATGGGTTGTAAAGTAATCGCTCATGATGCCAGGAATTCTCCAATGATGCGTTTTGGCCGCACCAAGAGGGGTACACCGGTGGAAATTAATGAAGTATTTGGCAAAGCAGACCTAAAGATTGTTTTAGGGCAGGTGGATCCTCATCAATTTGTGGGATTTACCGGAGGTGCCAAGGGTGTTACCGTGGGTTGCGCTTCGGCGGCGATGATCGAACACAACCATGGACTGATGTTTCGGGAAGGGGCGACTGTGGGCCGCATTTCCGGCAATCCGGTAAGAGAAGATATAAATGAATCGGGACAATGTATCGGTGTGGATTTGGCCGTAAACCTGTTGATGGACCCGAATAAAGATCCAGTGGGACTTTGGGCAGGCACTCCGGACGAAGTACTGGAAGAAGCCTCTCGATCCTGTGCTCAGGTATATGGGGTTGCAATTGAAGAACCTTTTGACATAGTGGTGGCTTCTTGCGGTGGGTACCCCAAGGATATCAGCCTGTATCAAGCCCAAAAAGGGCTCAACTTGGCTTCTCAGGCCCTCAAGCCGGGGGGAAAAATCCTGCTCTTGGCTCAGTGTGGGCTTGGAGTCGGCGACGAGGTTTATTATGACTATGTTTGCCGCTTC contains:
- the larA gene encoding nickel-dependent lactate racemase, yielding MELRLKYGHGERQLVLPDSAKVSILHPAHRMVLPDLKKALRQTLDNSMNPEILAKCWKANSVAIAVPDQTRSLPVNQVLPLLLGILLTKGLKIIPQNVTVIIGGGLHPPMSIEEIHRWIPPESFMGCKVIAHDARNSPMMRFGRTKRGTPVEINEVFGKADLKIVLGQVDPHQFVGFTGGAKGVTVGCASAAMIEHNHGLMFREGATVGRISGNPVREDINESGQCIGVDLAVNLLMDPNKDPVGLWAGTPDEVLEEASRSCAQVYGVAIEEPFDIVVASCGGYPKDISLYQAQKGLNLASQALKPGGKILLLAQCGLGVGDEVYYDYVCRFPDAGAALSHFQDTGFKMGAHKSFLFGRTITHFEVVVDSDLDSDTLARCHLVAGDAQQTINHWTTEVHGQPRVAVVPNANTTFLYTKDV